The Solibacillus sp. FSL R7-0682 genome includes a window with the following:
- a CDS encoding cation:proton antiporter: protein MFIFQIVIVLLATKIAGHFSVRLGQPSVLGKILIGIIIGPAMLGWITDNEIMQTFSQIGVILLMFLAGLETDLEDLNANMKGAVLVAVGGVLLPIAMSYPLALTFGLTQGQAIFIGLTLAATSVSISVQTLNEIGWLKSKEGSVLLGAAVLDDIIVVVLIAIAMSFLVGENVSIPTLIGGKIFFFVLLFVVMKWVIPPFLKAFSKLKVTEAVLSGALVACFALAYIGEHYFGIATIIGAFFMGIAIGRTEFKETVEHKVEPIASGIFVPFFFVSIGLSVTFAGISENIWFLVIFSIVAILSKLIGSGLGAKLAGFNWRSSIGIGSGMISRGEVALILAGMGLTSGLLPAEDYTPMVIVIIITTLVTPPMLKGIFGDRQTQK, encoded by the coding sequence ATGTTCATTTTTCAGATTGTCATTGTATTGCTCGCAACAAAGATAGCTGGACATTTTAGTGTTCGACTAGGGCAACCATCTGTACTTGGTAAGATTTTAATTGGTATTATAATTGGTCCTGCAATGCTTGGCTGGATTACTGACAATGAAATTATGCAAACATTCAGTCAAATCGGTGTAATTTTACTTATGTTTTTAGCAGGTCTAGAAACAGATTTAGAAGATCTGAATGCCAATATGAAAGGGGCTGTGCTTGTTGCCGTAGGCGGTGTCCTATTACCGATTGCAATGAGTTATCCACTAGCACTAACATTCGGGTTAACACAAGGACAGGCGATTTTCATCGGATTAACGTTAGCAGCTACTTCTGTAAGTATTTCTGTGCAAACATTAAATGAAATTGGCTGGTTAAAAAGTAAAGAAGGGTCTGTACTACTTGGAGCAGCCGTATTAGACGATATTATCGTTGTCGTGTTAATTGCAATTGCAATGAGTTTCTTAGTAGGCGAAAACGTGTCAATTCCAACGCTTATCGGAGGGAAAATATTCTTCTTTGTACTATTATTTGTCGTTATGAAATGGGTTATTCCACCATTCTTAAAAGCATTCAGTAAACTAAAGGTCACAGAAGCAGTATTAAGTGGAGCGCTTGTAGCCTGCTTTGCCCTTGCGTATATTGGGGAGCATTATTTTGGTATTGCAACAATTATTGGTGCATTCTTTATGGGGATTGCCATTGGTCGTACCGAATTTAAAGAAACAGTTGAGCATAAGGTAGAACCAATTGCGAGTGGTATTTTTGTACCGTTCTTCTTTGTGAGTATCGGTTTATCTGTAACGTTTGCTGGTATTTCAGAAAATATTTGGTTTTTAGTCATCTTCTCAATCGTTGCTATTTTATCAAAGCTAATCGGTTCAGGTCTTGGTGCCAAATTAGCAGGCTTCAACTGGAGATCTTCAATCGGCATTGGATCTGGGATGATTTCCCGAGGGGAAGTAGCGTTAATTTTAGCAGGTATGGGCTTAACGAGCGGATTATTACCAGCTGAAGATTATACCCCGATGGTCATCGTAATCATCATTACAACATTAGTGACGCCACCAATGTTAAAAGGGATTTTTGGAGACCGTCAAACACAAAAATAA
- a CDS encoding transketolase has protein sequence MEQRTFEFVEREVEQTLWQCIELKIEEDYVGMGRLFAKLLALLQQHRFISPTLKIIENPQHCLSETAILLESLEETQKRYCSRGKLLTHRQILNVWLRKNERYKREILPSFF, from the coding sequence ATGGAACAGCGTACATTTGAGTTTGTTGAGAGAGAAGTTGAGCAAACATTATGGCAATGTATCGAGTTAAAAATAGAAGAAGATTATGTTGGAATGGGGCGATTGTTCGCAAAATTATTGGCATTGCTTCAACAACATCGCTTTATAAGCCCAACCTTAAAGATTATCGAAAATCCTCAACATTGTTTAAGTGAGACAGCAATATTGTTAGAGAGTTTAGAAGAAACACAAAAGCGATATTGTTCACGAGGAAAACTATTAACCCATCGTCAAATTTTAAATGTGTGGTTACGAAAAAATGAACGTTATAAGCGTGAAATATTACCTAGTTTTTTCTAA
- the lpdA gene encoding dihydrolipoyl dehydrogenase has translation MEKFDLAVIGAGPGGYVAAIHAAKSGLKVALVERDKVGGACYNVGCIPSKIMLEHSKLVQEIRRGTDWGVTVPTINIDFPKLMKRKDQVVEELLMNIEQFISSAQITMFRGEATVTAEKKVIVGDVAFTAHHVILATGSRPFVPPFKGIETANYYTTDTFFSIQELPKQLTIIGGGVIAIEMAFALAPMGTKVTVLNHSKDILQTEEPDARPIIKEKMKHLGIELVTNFTFEEIHPNEIQTSIGNFPFENLLFATGRRPNTEIAEALEMQMDGRLIKVTNHYETSIPGIFAIGDLVGGFQLAHSASAEGVHTVDYILGKHPKVINQQEIPRCVYTHPEIATFGMLEHEAPADSIVTKMYLPTNPKALLEGNTQGFMKFVASPEGDIYGACVVGDGATEMINSMLAAKVLGGSVKDLARLIFPHPTVSEHVGDAARSVFGKAIHA, from the coding sequence ATGGAAAAATTTGATTTAGCGGTGATTGGTGCTGGCCCTGGTGGTTATGTTGCAGCGATACATGCTGCAAAAAGTGGATTAAAGGTGGCGTTAGTTGAAAGAGACAAAGTTGGGGGAGCTTGCTACAATGTTGGCTGTATACCTTCTAAAATCATGTTGGAACATAGCAAACTTGTTCAAGAGATTCGTCGTGGTACAGATTGGGGAGTAACCGTCCCTACAATTAACATAGATTTCCCAAAATTAATGAAGCGAAAAGATCAAGTGGTAGAAGAGCTATTAATGAATATTGAACAATTTATTTCAAGCGCCCAAATTACAATGTTTCGCGGAGAAGCTACAGTGACAGCCGAAAAAAAAGTAATCGTTGGCGACGTGGCATTTACAGCGCATCATGTTATTTTAGCAACAGGTAGTCGGCCATTCGTGCCACCATTTAAAGGTATTGAAACGGCGAATTACTATACGACAGATACTTTTTTCTCCATACAAGAGCTGCCGAAGCAGCTGACAATCATCGGTGGTGGTGTAATTGCGATTGAGATGGCGTTTGCGTTGGCACCAATGGGAACAAAAGTGACGGTATTAAATCATAGTAAAGATATATTGCAAACTGAAGAACCAGATGCTCGTCCAATTATAAAAGAAAAAATGAAGCATCTAGGAATTGAACTTGTGACGAATTTCACATTTGAAGAAATTCACCCGAACGAGATTCAAACGTCAATTGGCAATTTTCCATTTGAAAATTTATTATTTGCCACTGGGAGACGCCCAAATACAGAAATTGCGGAAGCCCTTGAAATGCAAATGGATGGGCGCTTAATTAAAGTAACAAATCATTATGAAACAAGCATACCAGGTATTTTTGCAATCGGTGATTTAGTAGGAGGATTCCAGCTTGCCCACTCAGCAAGTGCTGAAGGAGTTCATACGGTTGATTATATTTTAGGAAAGCATCCGAAGGTAATTAATCAACAAGAGATTCCACGCTGTGTTTACACACATCCTGAAATTGCAACGTTCGGTATGCTCGAGCATGAAGCACCAGCGGATTCGATTGTCACGAAAATGTATTTGCCGACAAATCCAAAAGCATTGCTAGAAGGCAACACACAAGGTTTTATGAAGTTTGTTGCAAGTCCAGAAGGCGATATTTATGGGGCGTGTGTTGTAGGAGATGGTGCAACAGAAATGATTAACTCGATGCTTGCCGCAAAAGTGCTAGGTGGCTCGGTAAAGGATTTAGCCCGCTTAATATTCCCACATCCTACAGTAAGTGAACATGTAGGTGACGCAGCTCGTTCTGTCTTTGGTAAAGCGATTCATGCTTAA
- a CDS encoding DUF423 domain-containing protein, translated as MNTIIAIGSILGMLSVIIGAFGAHALKGKFAEEKYELTFETGVRYQMYHSLAIFLVGLLMGQLGEIQTLIVATYLFIGGIILFSGSLYMLSILGIRKFGAITPLGGLLFIAGWVCVLIAVL; from the coding sequence ATGAACACAATTATTGCGATTGGCTCAATTTTAGGAATGTTATCTGTTATTATCGGCGCATTTGGTGCACATGCTTTAAAGGGGAAGTTTGCCGAAGAAAAATATGAGCTAACCTTTGAAACGGGAGTACGTTATCAAATGTATCATAGCTTAGCTATATTTTTGGTCGGTTTATTAATGGGGCAACTTGGGGAAATACAAACTTTAATAGTAGCAACTTATTTATTTATTGGCGGCATAATTTTGTTTTCAGGTAGCTTATACATGTTGTCAATATTGGGAATTCGTAAGTTTGGGGCTATTACACCCCTTGGTGGCTTATTGTTTATAGCAGGCTGGGTGTGTGTATTGATCGCCGTTTTATAA
- the panD gene encoding aspartate 1-decarboxylase, producing MFRMMMNSKIHRAQVTQADLNYVGSITIDEDLLDAVGMLPNEKVHIVNNNNGARFETYIIAGERGSGVICVNGAAARLVQKGDIVIIISYVYVENHEVANHKPTVAIMGEGNSIKEMIHYEPEATVM from the coding sequence ATGTTTAGAATGATGATGAACAGTAAAATCCACCGTGCACAAGTTACACAGGCAGACTTAAATTATGTCGGATCGATTACAATTGATGAAGATCTTTTAGATGCCGTTGGAATGTTGCCAAACGAAAAGGTACACATCGTTAACAATAATAACGGTGCTCGCTTTGAAACTTATATAATTGCAGGTGAGCGCGGATCAGGTGTTATATGTGTGAATGGTGCAGCTGCCCGTCTAGTTCAAAAAGGCGATATTGTTATTATTATTTCGTACGTTTACGTTGAGAATCATGAAGTTGCGAATCATAAACCTACAGTAGCTATCATGGGTGAAGGGAATTCGATTAAAGAAATGATTCATTACGAACCAGAAGCAACGGTTATGTAA
- the panC gene encoding pantoate--beta-alanine ligase — translation MKVIETIVQLREIISQLKQSAKTIGLVPTMGFLHEGHLTLATNARKENDIVVMSIFVNPTQFGPNEDFESYPRDLVRDTKMAESVGVDFIFAPSVEEMYPHNGGIKIQAGRQASLLCGSSRPGHFDGVLQVVAKLFNLVQPDRAYFGQKDAQQVAIIETMVRDYNFPVTIRTVPVVREQDGLAKSSRNVYLSQDERAQAPVIQQALQLAKLEILQTGKPEKAVALATNVIHANSNGKIDYLTILSYPDLNEVTEETKQVVFAAAVYIGKTRLIDNLIFSLKGEVAHV, via the coding sequence ATGAAAGTCATTGAGACAATTGTACAATTACGGGAAATTATTAGCCAATTAAAACAGTCTGCAAAAACAATTGGCTTAGTGCCAACTATGGGATTTTTGCATGAAGGGCATTTAACGTTGGCGACTAATGCTCGAAAAGAAAATGACATTGTTGTCATGAGTATTTTTGTAAACCCAACTCAATTTGGACCGAATGAAGATTTTGAATCTTATCCACGAGATTTAGTACGGGATACAAAAATGGCTGAATCTGTTGGGGTAGATTTTATTTTTGCACCATCAGTTGAAGAAATGTACCCACATAACGGCGGAATAAAAATTCAAGCAGGTCGTCAAGCATCCTTATTATGTGGCTCAAGTCGCCCAGGTCACTTTGATGGTGTGTTACAGGTGGTGGCTAAGTTATTTAACTTAGTGCAACCTGACCGTGCTTATTTTGGTCAAAAGGATGCGCAGCAAGTAGCTATTATTGAAACAATGGTGCGGGATTATAACTTCCCTGTTACGATACGTACGGTTCCTGTCGTTCGCGAGCAGGACGGACTTGCAAAATCAAGTCGTAATGTCTATTTGTCACAAGATGAACGTGCACAGGCACCTGTCATTCAACAGGCGCTACAATTAGCTAAGCTTGAAATATTACAAACAGGGAAACCAGAAAAAGCCGTCGCATTAGCAACAAACGTGATTCATGCAAATTCAAATGGGAAAATCGATTACTTAACAATCCTTTCATACCCAGATTTAAATGAGGTAACTGAAGAAACGAAGCAAGTTGTGTTTGCTGCGGCAGTATATATAGGAAAAACTCGATTGATTGATAATTTAATTTTTTCATTAAAAGGGGAAGTAGCTCATGTTTAG